Within Coprobacter tertius, the genomic segment AATGAAATAGAAAATCTTTTTTTTCATAACGAAACAATAAAAGAAACAGGAAAAAGATGCGACTCGATCATCCATTGTATCTTTTCCCATTGCTTATTCGGCAAAAATAAATTACGAAGGGTAAATTTTACCGACATCTCATTTAGGAACTGCGATCTTTCGAATACCGATTTCGGAGAATGTAATTTTTACCGCGTAGAATTCATTAATTGCAAATTATTAGGATGTGATTTGGGAGGATCTGTTTTCAACCACGTACTTATCGAATCGAGTAACGGAATATATAGTAATTTTACCAATGCAAAAATAAGAAATACCTTAATACAGAACAGTGATTTCAGAAACGGAGCCTTCAATAATTGCAAAATTGAATCTTTTTCTTTTGAAAACTGCAATCTCTCTGAATCGGAATTTTCCCATACTCCGCTAAAAGGAATGGACCTGAGGAACTCGAGAATTGAAAATCTACATTGTAATATTCCCGACTTGCGGGGCGCTGTCGTTTCATCATACCAAGCCGTAGAATTGGCTAAACAAATCGGTATAATTATAAAAGACTGAATCTATATAGCAAACGAGTCTCCCATATACAACAGGAGACTCGTTTAAAATTTTAAATTCAATTCTTATTTCAATTTCGCCAATGTTTCTTTAATACGATGCATAGCTTCTTTCAGATTCTCATCCGAGGTGGCATAAGAGAAACGAATATAACCCGGTGCGCAGAATGCATCACCATCTACTGTAGCCACATGGCCTTCTTCTAACAAAAACATTGCTAAATCGCCCGAAGTATTGATCTTACGATCACCATAAGATTTTCCAAGATAATAACTCACTTCGGGGAAGAGATAAAATGCCCCTTGCGGGTTATTTACCTTAAATCCGGGAATCTCTTTTGCCAGTTTTACCACCAAATCGCGACGGCGTTCAAATGCCTGACGCATTTCCTCAACACACGCTTGATCGCCTGCAAAAGCAGCCGTAGAAGCCTTCTGGGCAATAGAACTTGCTCCCGATGTATATTGTCCCTGCAATTTATTGCAAGCTTTAGCAATCCATACCGGGGCTGCCATAAAACCAATACGCCAACCCGTCATCGCATAGGCTTTGGATACTCCGTTAATAATAATTACCCGGTCACGAACATTTTCAAATTGAGCGATACTCTGATGACCACCTATATAATTAATATGCTCATAAATTTCATCTGAAATCACAAATATTCCCGAATGTTTAGCCAGCACATCAGCAAGTCCCTTCAACTCTTCTTTAGAATAAATACTTCCGGTAGGATTAGAAGGAGAACAAAGAATTATCAACTTCGTTTTGGGAGTAATAGCCGATTCGAGCTGTTCGGGGGTAATTTTAAAATCCTGTTCTATACCCGCATTCACAACAACATTCTTACCTTCGGCCAACTTCACCATTTCTACATAACTCACCCAAGCTGGTGCAGGAATAATCACTTCGTCACCGGGATTTACCAAACTAAGCACAGCATTA encodes:
- a CDS encoding pentapeptide repeat-containing protein, translated to MTKKISSPDIYENIEESTSAFDILTFEENEIENLFFHNETIKETGKRCDSIIHCIFSHCLFGKNKLRRVNFTDISFRNCDLSNTDFGECNFYRVEFINCKLLGCDLGGSVFNHVLIESSNGIYSNFTNAKIRNTLIQNSDFRNGAFNNCKIESFSFENCNLSESEFSHTPLKGMDLRNSRIENLHCNIPDLRGAVVSSYQAVELAKQIGIIIKD
- a CDS encoding pyridoxal phosphate-dependent aminotransferase; this translates as MNQVSERLASLSPSQTLAMSQKSNELKAQGVDVINLSVGEPDFFTPSHIKDAAKKAIDDNFSFYSPVPGFMDLRKAICEKLKKENGLDYTPEQIVVSGGAKQSICNAVLSLVNPGDEVIIPAPAWVSYVEMVKLAEGKNVVVNAGIEQDFKITPEQLESAITPKTKLIILCSPSNPTGSIYSKEELKGLADVLAKHSGIFVISDEIYEHINYIGGHQSIAQFENVRDRVIIINGVSKAYAMTGWRIGFMAAPVWIAKACNKLQGQYTSGASSIAQKASTAAFAGDQACVEEMRQAFERRRDLVVKLAKEIPGFKVNNPQGAFYLFPEVSYYLGKSYGDRKINTSGDLAMFLLEEGHVATVDGDAFCAPGYIRFSYATSDENLKEAMHRIKETLAKLK